The nucleotide window GCAGAGAATGGGAGGGGATGAATGGAGGGCGACGTATACTGTGCAAGGTTTTTAAGTGTCACAACAATGGCAGTGCTGTCGTGACGCCTGGGCGGATTGCATTCCTGAACGAAGGCTTGATCTCGCTATGGTACTGCATTCGATCACAGATGACAGTAGCTCTAACAACACATTGGTTCACGTTTTCTGaagaacttttgctcaaatatgCAAGTATGATATGGAACGCAAAGTAAGGACTGACTCGACGTTTTTCAAGCGATAAAATCTGTTTTGGACTCTAGATCAAAATAATTCAACTAGACATGTACGATACAACCTCTGTACAACATCAAAAGGCAGTTTCACTCTACTTTTCAAGTTGACAACCCGTCGCCAATTTACCATTGACGCCTGAAGGGCCAAGTGTAGTGACACCGTTTCCAAGTCAAGCCGACCTAATCGAACAATAAGCCGCATATTGCCTCACTTTTACTAGATAATGAACAAGACGCATATGAAATGTTAACACCATGTCCTACTGGCATGGTTAATCTGACCGTTATGGGTGTCTTTACGCACGATCATAGTGTGCTATAGTTACGACATGCCAGTTGCTTTGAGCCCGCAGCCTACACTGTCGATTACATATAGCTACATGTATTGTGACTTCACATTAACGGTTAtaacaaaaaaagtaaaaaaataagaaaaagaaaacaaaaatactcgTATACTAACATACTAATGTCTAATTATTGAAAATACGAAAAGTAATCTATCCAGATACACCGCATCTCGCCCAGATATTTCATGATCTCGCAAAAATAGTTTTACCGCCCGACAGGGTGCTTGCTTTGAGTATGTGCCTCGTGTGAACGAGTGGAATGGTTTGTCCTTGACTAATTTTCTGTTAATTTATAAGTATCAGATATTCAGTGTTGTTAAATGTTTGTAATATTGAGTTCATGTTTGATGTCATAAGTTCGCacgattgaaatttcaataaatatatatctctatTCTGTAAAAATGCTCAAGCTTCTTTTCTGTACTGCACTGTTTCTCCTTGGCGTTCAGTTTGTAAGATTACAGTTATCGGTCCGACCTCGTCTGGATTACCTTTCTAGTCTTTACATGCTTTACGGTAGACAACTCTGTGCTTCCCTATGAAAATGACCAAAGTGAAACTATTTATCTCGTTGGCGTTTCTGTGGTAGTGTTGCAGTGTTAAAGAATGAAATACTAATAGTCTTGTAGTGTCGATAACAAGTCAAAATATAGATTTTGAGATAAATTTGCTATAGCTCTAATATCTAATTTTCTTAAAACTCTTGAGACAAACCGGAACTTCGTAAACTTTTCCTGTTAGACAATCAAATTCACTATACAGCGCGTTTTCAAATCTGTAAAAGATTCTAATCTTGGATATTTTTGCACAGTGATAAGTttgtattcttttgtttttgttttcttgcaaATTAAAAATTCTCTTTATGAGAGCATATAGGTGTCAGAGTGCTTTGTTGATGGCAACAAATTAGAATCTTGTTCTCTTAAGTACCATATGATATAAATTCATGAGCAATTGGATTTTGTTCGGACATTGAACAAAACTGTACAACTTCATGATGAACGGTGCCATGCCATCAAAGTACACTTGTCACTTATTGACTACCATGAAAGTTGGTTCCATCAGTTTGGGCCGCTATAAGTTTTACGCCTATCACTTCCTGCGGTAATTTACCCTGGGAATACTGATTAGGCGGAATGAGGTCCAGAAAGCGTATTTTCTGATGTTCGAACTGTCAAGATATGCGTTGTATTGAACGGTGGAGAAACACGTGAAACTGCAAGACTGGAGAGGACTTTTTTGTCCTCTGTGTCTTACAAAATTTATCTACAAGTGGCCATCAATAACTGTGGCCATCGTAGGAGGCGATGAGAGGAAGTGGAAAGAGGGGGCATTCGAACACCTGCGAAAAAAACTAAGTTCGGATAATTACGAACGATTTCAATTCGCCTCTTCAAGTTTGGTCAATATACAGTAATTGCGTATCAAGATCCGAACAATCACCGAACATATATTTCGATTTTATTGGTATTCAGTCAAAGTACAATGTcgaattatattatcagcgttgacCATGGTCATCTTCTTTCCCGATCTATGGTAAACTATGCCAAGGATCTCGCTATCGAGATGTAGAGGGCGTCACTGCAAAACAAATGACCTTTGGATACGCGAAAGAAATgaggaatatgcaaattcatgTCGCGGAGCTGGTAAGTTTAAGTCTCGCCAAGGAGGTAGCTCACGTGTATGTTATTATCTATAATTAAGGCAAAATACACTGCTGGCGATAGAGataggcatttttattttattttacagttttattttACACCAAATTAAAAGGaggtttatctctcatatacacatcttgtaattaattagtcaacacaactaattatgctaatccgtggacttttcagggattttatgggttggtcaatATTGCGAAGTTAGAGATGTATATAAAAGGTAATGATTTCAACTTCCGAATTCCTGTTTTActgacgtcctcatgccatgagttgcacgcaaggcactggcagggtttgcactgttcgcgaccatttaaacgtttgaaattagagtagctgACTCTCCTCGGtcatcgaaatacattggctgcggtaaattttggataaatggtcatgactggccgcattttggtaatttcttgacacatttcaggagagcttcttaaCTTCCCCTTTTAGCAACCTTTACAATTTttagtgagaaaaactcaatatgTCTGGGCTGCCTGTGCCCACATGTGCAAACGCAAAACAGTCTTGAAGTTTCTACAAATATCGTTGAAGGCGATATGACCATCTAGTATAACTGGTATACGTAGAGATAGTTGTACATCAGTATGGGTATTTAACTATCAACCTTGCTAGTCTAACTTCTCTAAGGTAACTGTTTTATTCAAGAGTTTGGAGCTCGACAAGAAATCAGACCAGAGAGCAAAAGGCACCTGACTCATAAAATTACATGTACGTCCCTGTGCCTCCCTCCTTTCTGTTTCCATATCGGTTGCTAATGTAATGTTCTCGTGCTGCAATAATCCTGAAACTTGGTGTTTGTTAGCATTTATCCGTGAAAGGTTTTAAATACAGAAGGCGTTGGTGGATATCAGAAAAGAAGGCTTGTCTCAGAAAGTTATACACGAGAGTAATGAATTGAATAGCTAGCGTATTCGCAAACTACAGCTTGTTTTAAATAAGTTTTTTGCCACTAGTAAAGAACCTAAAAATGTGAAATCACGCAGTGACGTCATGGCCGAAAGCAGGTATCTGAGAGCAATGTGGAACGTCACTTCGAAGGTTGTGGGGGAGTAAAGTGACGATGAGAATCCCCCGGGGTGGggttcgagataaactgacgtCGAAACAGAAGCGAGTGATTCGGCTCAATGTAAAAACCAAGGTTGGTTTATTACAATTCGAATCCAACAACAATAACTAGTAACACCAGAGTAGCAAGGCTTGTCCAGCCATGCTGTGAAGCATCAGCAATCTACAGAGCTCTCTCCAAAACCTACTGAACTAGCAGCGTGGCAAGTTCCTATTCTACCTCGTGACCACGAACGCTGAAGCAAACATCCggaaaagtagcaaagtaatTTGAGCGGGAAATATACCAAAGTCTGATTGGATAAACTAAACGTCTATGATTGGCTGAGAGTTTCTACCTCAGGATCCTAGTGTCTGTAAtgaataaattttaaattacGTTCTACACTTCTCCAAATTCTCCGCCGcgcgaaaaaaaaagaaaatacgtAAACACCATGAACAGAGAATCTCAGAAAACGTGAAAGTTAACGCGTATAAAGGTCCACTAATATGTCCATTATACTATAGAATTTAGAAACGTTGCTCAAATTGTCCACGAGAgcatattttgactttcaacAAACACGATGGAATAAAGAATGCATGCAAATCGTGTAATTTGTCTGAGTCAAATAAGGTCCGCTATTCGTATTCGAGCAGCTACAGCAGAGTCTCTCATCGGTCGTCTAGGAAAGACGTCATCCGCCTTCTGCGTGGTGTCATCGGGAATAGGCGTCGAATTCACAGTAGCCCCTGTATTAGTACTAGAGTCTGATCTGACATCTGTAAGCTCCTCCTCATGCTCTGTTGTTGCTGTAGTCAGCGGTTCAGACACGACTTCCAATGGATATAACTTCTGGATGGGTCTGTTTGTCGGGCCGTTTGCAGTATTCAACTCCGCAGATCGCACCAGTTTGTCGTTACCGTATATCAACTTTGTTACGGTTCCCAGATGCCATTTCTGACGTTTTTCCGTGTCACTGTGTATAATCACTACATCACCAACTTTGATGACGTTGTTGCGACTTCCTGTAGTCAGATGTCGTTCTCGTAGGGCTGTCAAGTACTCAGACGACCATCTTCTCCAAAATTGCGCGTGTAGTCTGGATAAATGTTCATATCTCTTGTTGACTTCGTGATGGTCTGAGTATGTTGGATCAGTTACCTCCTCGTCGGTGACCTGCATGGAAGGACACTAACTTCATTGCCGTACATTGAGGTCACTGACCTCAATGTACGGCAATGAAGTTAGTGTCCTTCCATGCAGCAGGTGGTTTGGGGTCAATGCAATCTTGTCGTGTATACTGGATGACACATATGTTAATGGTCTGTCATTCAGGACGGCTTCAATTTCAGTTACGACTGTTGAGAGTTCGTCGAAGGATATGAACGCTCGACCGAGAGTTTTCTTTATCGCATTTTTTGTTAATGCAATCAGTCTCTCCCAGAAACCGCCAAACCAGGGCGCACGCTTTGGTATAAATGTCCACTGTACTCGGTGTGCGGCGAGAAAGTTGTTGACTTCTGGGGTGTCAAACAATGTTTTGATTTCATCGGCAGCTGCTAAGTAAGTCGAAGCGTTATCAGACAGCATACGAGTCGGCAAAGATCGTCTTGCGGCAAATCTTCTGAATGCGTGCATAAATGTCTTCGTTGACATGTCCGGTACGAGCTCTAAGTGAATGGCACGCGTCACCGCGCACGTGAATAAACAGACGTAAGCCTTTCCACGCGTTCCATCTTTCGTTTTCGTGAATAGATTTCCCGTGAAATCCACACCGGTTATCGTAAACGCTGGAACCATGTTTACTCGGTAGCTTGGCAACGGTGCTTGTACAGGATTTGCGTAAGGTTTCCCTGTAACTTTGTTGCATATAACACAGCCTCGTAGGACGCTACGTACGATGATCCGTATCTAAGGGATCCAGTATCTCTGTCGTATTTGAGTCACAGTTGACTGGACTCCCTCGTGAAGCATCAGTTCATGTGCTTTCCGTACGATCAAGTTTGTTAGTTTGTGATGCGACGGTATCAAAGCGGGAAACTTTGTGACGAAATCGAGGTGCGCGTTATGAATTCTACTTCCACAACGGAGTACGTCATCATCATCGACAAACAAGTCTAGTTGTCTCACGATTGGGGCACACTTGCTCAAATTCAATTTCACAGACTGTATTGTGTCCCCATATTGCTGACGTTGGACATGCTTGACCCACATATTTTCAGCTCGGTTCAGTTCATCGGGGGTAATTCTTCCAGTCTTAACATCGGTGGATTTCTTCATCCGGGCGATGAATCTGAGAACATAGCTTGTCACTCGCAACAACTTATCCAAGTTGTTGAATCTGGAGATATCTACTATGCTGTGGATGCCGCAGTTATGTGGGTTAGTGTTCCCTGATTCGTTATCAGTCGTGGTTTCTCTGGGAGGTACAAGTATTTCCCTGTTCTCAGTAGTTGAGTCACTGGCCTTGTTCAGATGTGGTTGTATAATGTCAGTTTCACTGGGCTCAATCACAGAATGCATTGCATTTGCATCGAATACCGAACTTGGCCAATCACTTGTTTTCAGCCATAGTGGTCCATTTTGCCATATGTTAGAATGTTCGGGGTTTTCACTGCCTCTGGTCAATCGGTCAGCTGGGTTGTCTTCGGCTGTGCGATCTCTTCCATTAAGCGTGTCAGCAGAGTTCTCCGTCATAGATATTACATGTAACGTATGCACATAGGAATCACCTTTACGAGGCATTCCTGTTGGTCCGGAGAGTAAATATCCAAACTTGGATGATACAGCAGTTGGGCCAGACATACCTGAAATAACGTGGGAACCAACGAAATTCCAATACTGGTCGGCGCCGATAAGAACATCAATCGGCCATGACTTGTCACTTGAGACTGGATGTGCGAAAGGCATCAGTCCTTTCAAATGGCTCATATTGTGAACTTCCTGCGAAATGTGATTAGTTAAGTCCGATGATATCTCAGGAATAATCATTGCGTCAATGGTTGAAGTATTCCCGTTCAGTTCGTGAGCAGTTAGTTCGGTGAATGCCATGGTACGCACATTTGAAGTTTTGTCGCCGAATGTTGACAACTTGATTTGTTCGCGACGCGTAACTTTCGCGGAAACTTGACGCGCAAATTTCTCAGAGACGAATGTTTGGTTTGCtccttcatcaaacaaaataacagcGCGAATGGGAATTCCGTTGTGTGCAGAGATCGGTACAAACGCAGTCTTTAGTAGCACTGGTCCAGTGTTCACTTTCTTGTTTGGGAGCGAGTCAGCTTTAGTAAATGTTACTGTTACCTCAGGAGTTGTAGTTGGGCGCGTCTCCTTACCGTCCATGGTGGTACTTGTTGCCACGGCAACGTCATCACGGTGAAGCGCAGTGTGATGTCGTTTCTTACATTTCTTGCATGAATATCGCGACTTGCATTCGGAAACTCGATGTCTTCCAAAACAATTAAAACACAGTCTGTCCTTCTTAATAATGTCTAGTCTCTGACGAGTATCTGTGATCACGGAGCAGTTTGATGCGAAGTGCGATCCCTTGCAAAACGGGCAGGTTTTGGGAGCGGTGCGCGACTTTTGTCGGTTCGGCGATTGCGCGGTTGTGTGAAACGCAGCTGTGATTTCTGGCGGGCTCAAGTCGTACGTTGTTGGTATCTCATCTACGGGTTTACCGGCTTGGAGCGCGTTTATCTCGTGTAGAATTGCTTGCCGTAGTTCCGATAGTGTCCATGCAGAATTACCATGGTCTCTTGCTATTTGCTTTCGGAtgttttgaggcaatttttctcGTATCAATGGAACTAAAAGTTCGCCGTAAGTGCGTTCCTCCTTGCCTAACGACTGCAGACCGCGAACGTGACTTTCAATCGAGTCGTAGAAGTTTCTCAAACTTTGAGCGTCGTTTGTGGGTTTCTGCAGGTTCCATAAAGCTGTCATATGGGCATCAACTATGAGATGAGATTGTCCGCAATCGCGTGAGAGTAGTTAGCGTCGGTGAGTGACAATCCACTGATCGTTCTCGCTGCCTCGTCTTTGAGCATGCTTCGCAGATAGGTAAACTTCTGTATGTTGCCTAGACCAGTGTCCGAGTGAACTGAGGACTTGAAAACGTCGAAGAAAGTCGACCATTCTAGAACATTACCTGAGAAAGTTTGTAGCTGGAGCTTCGGTAGAGCGACTGTTTTACGTTGCGTGTTACCGAGAGACGACGTGTTGCCATTCGGCGTTGTGATGAAATCGTTTGGTGTTTGCGTCTCTGGTctgtttttcttcacaaatgTTGCAATGCCGTGGTTGCGTTCGTAGATATCTGCTTGGTAATCGCCTGAGGCTTCATTTTCTTCGTCAAAGTGATCTTCGTCGGTCAGATCGAGGATTTTGATCTCAAGGTCGGCGAGTAGAGGTATCTTACTTGAAAGTTGATCGTTCAGCGCTTCCAGCGTGTCGAGTGTAGTCACTTGGTCGGTATCAACGTCTCCAAACTTTTTCATGAGAGCGTCAGCCCGGTTGAATAGTCGGGTAACTTGTGCACGTTGACCGCGACGTGATCTCTTCAGTTTCAATAACGCTGTGGCTGTCTGGTCTTCGTTGTTTTGTCTATCTGGTGGAGGGTTGTGTTCTTGTTCCGACATCTTTCTCGGgtatcctggtctcggcaccaaaaaTGTGGGGGAGTAAAGTGACGATGAGAATCCCCCGGGGTGGggttcgagataaactgacgtCGAAACAGAAGCGAGTGATTCGGCTCAATGTAAAAACCAAGGTTGGTTTATTACAATTCGAATCCAACAACAATAACTAGTAACACCAGAGTAGCAAGGCTTGTCCAGCCATGCTGTGAAGCATCAGCAATCTACAGAGCTCTCTCCAAAACCTACTGAACTAGAAGCGTGGCAAGTTCCTATTCTACCTCGTGACCACGAACGCTGAAGCAAACATCCggaaaagtagcaaagtaatTTGAGCGGGAAATATACCAAAGTCTGATTGGATAAACTAAACGTCTATGATTGGCTGAGAGTTTCTACCTCAGGATCCTAGTGTCTGTAAtgaataaattttaaattacGTTCTACACTTCTCCAAAAAGGTGGCGTCACTGTTTTAAGACTTCAGTCGATTGGTGTCGCACTATCTACGAACCAATAGGCGAGCGGTGAATCCACATAAAGGGCCTTAGTGCAATCGGGTACGATGGTGTATGTAGCGATTGGTAAGGGAGCATTTGTTTTTtatgggaggggggggggtcggtggaacttgagcgacaaatgaaatgtaaaaagagaCCCCCTCcgaatcaaatttctaaaattcgacccccccccaaaaaaaattcatcaatcaATAATGTGACCCTTCCTAAAAagattcatcagatttgattcatattaacccttcgcactctatggccctgggctgaaaaattaggcccttcaaaagtgtttgcgagaaaaagagttacccaccctaattttcatgcacaaaaaacagcgaCCCTCCCCAAGAAGTCACAGTCACAGTCAAAGACTTATAATTTTCCATTTGACGGCCAAAAGTACGTATATTTGTCTATTTCGTCTATTTTGCTTCATGCGTACGAATCTCACTGTTCCCATTTCAGCCACAGCAATGCACTGTGGGACAACTAGAGATAGGTCTATGACACTGTCACCCAGGTGCTTGATGAAATACCTGACCTTTGAACCCACAAGTACTGATTGCCGCGTTCATCCTGGTTCAAAAGCTGACATTTAGCCAAAAATTTAGCATTCTTGAATACAACAAGTATCTCTATCTACATGCACTACTCAAACAATCTTCATACCTGCAATGGAAAAGTTGATGAAAAAGGGGTGATGACGACAGCTCATGATATAGGACTTGTGACTATGTAGCACGGTGCGGAAAACAAGCGTTTTCAGCGTGTAGTGAAATAAACGTTGATTATGAAGCAACTGAGTAGTAGCACATGTAAATAGGGATATTTGTTGGGTTCA belongs to Ptychodera flava strain L36383 chromosome 17, AS_Pfla_20210202, whole genome shotgun sequence and includes:
- the LOC139115273 gene encoding uncharacterized protein, encoding MVPAFTITGVDFTGNLFTKTKDGTRGKAYVCLFTCAVTRAIHLELVPDMSTKTFMHAFRRFAARRSLPTRMLSDNASTYLAAADEIKTLFDTPEVNNFLAAHRVQWTFIPKRAPWFGGFWERLIALTKNAIKKTLGRAFISFDELSTVVTEIEAVLNDRPLTYVSSSIHDKIALTPNHLLHGRTLTSLPYIEVTDEEVTDPTYSDHHEVNKRYEHLSRLHAQFWRRWSSEYLTALRERHLTTGSRNNVIKVGDVVIIHSDTEKRQKWHLGTVTKLIYGNDKLVRSAELNTANGPTNRPIQKLYPLEVVSEPLTTATTEHEEELTDVRSDSSTNTGATVNSTPIPDDTTQKADDVFPRRPMRDSAVAARIRIADLI